The region TTTTTCAGCATCCAAACTGGGCAAGAAGTATGCCCCGTACTTCCCAATGGAGCATCAATATATTCAAATCCTACTTTTTTATAAAGTTTTTGAGCATCTTTCATAAAAGGCATGGTTTCAAGATAACAATGCTCAAAACCAAAATCTTTGGCACTTTGCAAACATTCAGCCATCATTTGGCTTCCAATACCTCTCCCTCGGGTTTCGGGAAGAAAATACATTTTTTGCAATTCGCAAATCGTCTCAGCCTCGTTTTCAAGCGGAGCCACCCCAGCGCAACCAACAATTTCGCCCTGAAATTCTACAACAAAATAAGCCGATCTGGGTTTATTGTATTCCTCAAACATCAAGTCCAAATAAGGATCAGCATAGGCCGTTCCTACTTTGGGGATATTTAATTCATCAAAAACAGCTCGTATCAATTGAGCAACACCTTGATTATCTTCTTTCTCAATTTTTCTAATAACCCAATTTTCCATTGCTTTTCTATACTTGTTTTAA is a window of Flavobacterium acetivorans DNA encoding:
- a CDS encoding GNAT family N-acetyltransferase, producing MENWVIRKIEKEDNQGVAQLIRAVFDELNIPKVGTAYADPYLDLMFEEYNKPRSAYFVVEFQGEIVGCAGVAPLENEAETICELQKMYFLPETRGRGIGSQMMAECLQSAKDFGFEHCYLETMPFMKDAQKLYKKVGFEYIDAPLGSTGHTSCPVWMLKKL